Proteins from one Nicotiana tabacum cultivar K326 chromosome 23, ASM71507v2, whole genome shotgun sequence genomic window:
- the LOC107772153 gene encoding two-pore potassium channel 1-like isoform X2: MGPPLAVMDKGDVEQPLLRGHVNSSIRFNDINSFKRRRTQSSSSTCNISHIPQTNNEELFHSSEFIATERFRLRSVLLFLAAYIGIGAICFFIIRHQIEGKKTNGILDAIYLCIVTMTTVGYGDLVPKSILAKLLACIFVFTGMALVGFVLSKAADSFLERQQILFLKAIKMRKNYSSSNEVLKEVETNIEKYKFLSALALLVALTILGTIFLNQVEDLSLFDAFYCVCATITTLGYGDKSFSTKWGRLFASFWILLSTICLGQLFYSLAELYTEQRRKSMFRWVLTRELTNSDLQAADLDHDSEVSLA; this comes from the exons ATGGGTCCGCCTCTGGCTGTCATGGATAAAGGTGATGTTGAACAACCTCTACTACGAGGCCATGTAAATTCTTCGATTCGATTTAATGATATAAACTCTTTTAAGAGAAGGCGAACACAATCGAGCAGCAGTACTTGTAATATCAGTCATATACCACAGACAAATAATGAGGAACTGTTTCATTCCTCTGAGTTCATTGCTACAGAGAGATTTAGACTCAGGTCTGTACTCTTATTTTTGGCTGCCTATATAGGCATCGGAGCGATTTGCTTCTTCATAATCAGGCATCAAATCGAAGGAAAAAAGACTAATGGAATTCTTGATGCAATATACTTGTGTATTGTTACAATGACTACTGTCGGATATGGTGATCTTGTTCCTAAAAGTATCTTAGCTAAGCTACTCGCGTGTATATTCGTCTTCACGGGCATGGCTCTTGTTGGATTTGTTCTAAGTAAAGCAGCAGATAGTTTTCTTGAGAGACAGCAAATCCTTTTTCTCAAAGCCATAAAAATGAGGAAAAATTATAGCAGTTCAAATGAGGTCCTAAAAGAGGTTGAAACGAACATCGAAAAGTATAAGTTTTTAAGTGCATTGGCACTTCTTGTGGCACTTACTATACTTGGAACAATTTTTTTAAACCAAGTTGAGGATCTGAGTTTGTTTGATGCTTTTTATTGTGTTTGTGCTACTATTACTACTCTGGGATATGGAGATAAGAGCTTTTCGACAAAATGGGGGCGTTTATTTGCTTCGTTTTGGATACTGTTGAGCACGATTTGTTTGGGTCAGTTATTTTACTCCCTTGCTGAATTATACACAGAACAAAGGCGAAAATCTATGTTCAGATGGGTTCTAACTCGGGAGTTGACAAATTCAGATCTGCAGGCTGCAGATCTTGATCATGACAGTGAAGTGAG TTTAGCTTGA
- the LOC107772153 gene encoding two pore potassium channel a-like isoform X1, giving the protein MGPPLAVMDKGDVEQPLLRGHVNSSIRFNDINSFKRRRTQSSSSTCNISHIPQTNNEELFHSSEFIATERFRLRSVLLFLAAYIGIGAICFFIIRHQIEGKKTNGILDAIYLCIVTMTTVGYGDLVPKSILAKLLACIFVFTGMALVGFVLSKAADSFLERQQILFLKAIKMRKNYSSSNEVLKEVETNIEKYKFLSALALLVALTILGTIFLNQVEDLSLFDAFYCVCATITTLGYGDKSFSTKWGRLFASFWILLSTICLGQLFYSLAELYTEQRRKSMFRWVLTRELTNSDLQAADLDHDSEVSAAEFIVYKLKELGKITEEDISVVMESFKMLDVDHSGTLTEKDIALLHSSRSKS; this is encoded by the exons ATGGGTCCGCCTCTGGCTGTCATGGATAAAGGTGATGTTGAACAACCTCTACTACGAGGCCATGTAAATTCTTCGATTCGATTTAATGATATAAACTCTTTTAAGAGAAGGCGAACACAATCGAGCAGCAGTACTTGTAATATCAGTCATATACCACAGACAAATAATGAGGAACTGTTTCATTCCTCTGAGTTCATTGCTACAGAGAGATTTAGACTCAGGTCTGTACTCTTATTTTTGGCTGCCTATATAGGCATCGGAGCGATTTGCTTCTTCATAATCAGGCATCAAATCGAAGGAAAAAAGACTAATGGAATTCTTGATGCAATATACTTGTGTATTGTTACAATGACTACTGTCGGATATGGTGATCTTGTTCCTAAAAGTATCTTAGCTAAGCTACTCGCGTGTATATTCGTCTTCACGGGCATGGCTCTTGTTGGATTTGTTCTAAGTAAAGCAGCAGATAGTTTTCTTGAGAGACAGCAAATCCTTTTTCTCAAAGCCATAAAAATGAGGAAAAATTATAGCAGTTCAAATGAGGTCCTAAAAGAGGTTGAAACGAACATCGAAAAGTATAAGTTTTTAAGTGCATTGGCACTTCTTGTGGCACTTACTATACTTGGAACAATTTTTTTAAACCAAGTTGAGGATCTGAGTTTGTTTGATGCTTTTTATTGTGTTTGTGCTACTATTACTACTCTGGGATATGGAGATAAGAGCTTTTCGACAAAATGGGGGCGTTTATTTGCTTCGTTTTGGATACTGTTGAGCACGATTTGTTTGGGTCAGTTATTTTACTCCCTTGCTGAATTATACACAGAACAAAGGCGAAAATCTATGTTCAGATGGGTTCTAACTCGGGAGTTGACAAATTCAGATCTGCAGGCTGCAGATCTTGATCATGACAGTGAAGTGAG tGCTGCAGAATTTATTGTCTATAAACTTAAAGAGTTGGGGAAGATAACTGAGGAAGATATTTCTGTAGTAATGGAGAGCTTCAAAATGCTTGATGTTGATCATTCAGGCACATTGACTGAAAAGGATATTGCATTATTACACTCGTCTCGATCCAAAAGTTGA